TGGAGCTGACGGCCCGGGACGCGGAGCGGCAGGCCCTGCTGCACCACACGATGATGTACCCCACCCACCAGGGAAATGGGGGCGTCATGCTCCAGCTGCTCAACACCGGCGTGCCCCTGGCCGAGCCGGACGTCTCCTCCGAGTGGCTGGACTCCGTCGCCCGCAGCGAGGAGCACCGGGCCCTGCTGGAGGCGCTCTCGCTCAAGTCGGTGATCCTGGTGCCCCTGGTGGCGAGGGACCGGAAGCTCGGCATCATCTCCTTCGCGTGGAACCGGTTCCGCCCCACGTGCACCTCGACGGACCTGGAGGTGGCCCGGGGCGTGGCCGATCGCGCGGCCATGGCGCTCGACAACGCACGGCTCTACCAGGAGGCCCAGGCGGCCATCCAGGAGCGCGAGGATCTGGTGGCCATCGTCAGTCACGATCTGCGCACGCCCCTCAACGCCATCGCCCTGTCCGCCACCACGCTGCTCAAGCGCGAGGACGTGGACGAGCGCACCACGAAGGCGGCCCAGCGCATCCACAGCTCGGCGGACCGGGCCAGCCGGATGATTCGCGATCTGCTCGACTTCAACCAGGCGCGCATGCGCGGCATCCCCGTGCATCGCGAGCCGCTGAACCTCCACGAGCACGTGCGGCGGGTGGTGACGGAGGTGCGGCTGGCCTGGCCCGCGCGGCGCATCTCCTTCCAGGCCAGTGGAGACGGCTGGGGCGCGTGGGATGGAGATCGGCTGGCCCAGGTGGTCACCAACCTGGTGGGCAACGCGCTCCAGCACAGCCCCCGGGACACGCCCGTGCGGGTGTCCACCCGGAGCGAGGGCGAGGACGTACTGCTCGAGGTGCACAACGAAGGCAACCCGATCTCTCCCGAGGTGCTGCCGGGACTCTTCGAGCCCTACCAGCGGGGACCGGATGCGGGGGCGCGCCAGGGGAGCCTGGGGCTGGGCCTCTTCATCACCCGGCAGATCGTCCTGGGCCACGGAGGCACCATCGACGTGAGCTCCTCCGAGGAGGATGGCACCACCTTCACCGTGCGCCTGCCGAGGCGCCTGGCGGATCAGGACCAGCTGATGTCGTAGTCCACGTCGAGCGGGGAGATGCGGTGGCCGCGCACCTGGACACCCGGGACGGCGGAGCGCTCCACCACGGCGGTGAGGGTGCCCTCGATGTAGAGCATGGGCAGGAAATCGCGGCGTGCGAGCATCCGCACCTGCTTCTCCCCGAGCCGCTCGATGGAGCGCTCGCCGTAGCTCAGCGCGGCGCGGCAGGCATTGGGGAAGGCGGAGAGGAGCCGGTGCGGATCATTGCCGGCGAGTGCCACCATGGTCTTGCCCACGGTGGAGTGGAGGAAGTCCTCGGTGGCGCGCCGGCCGAGCCGGTGCAGGACGGCATCCCGGCCGCCCAGCTTGGGGGCGAGCACATCCATGGCGGTGTAGATGGCCTTGAGCAGATCGGCGACAGGGTAGCTGCGGAAGTCGACGAACTTCCGATCACCGGCGGCCGCGAGGCACTTCTGCCGGGCCTCGTCGCCGCCCAAGGCGCGCGTCGCATCGAACAGGCCGTTGAAGAACATGCCGCGGGCGGTATCCGCGGGCGTGGCCAGCGAGAGCAGATGTTCCAGTCCGGGGGCGGGAATGGAGGTAGTGGGCAAGGGCACGGTGGGTACTCCAGGAACATGTCCGGCGGCCCCCATTAGAGCGCAAAACGGCGCTCTGACCACCTATCGCGTCGTCATCCCCGCTCAGGACCCATCACTCCCTCTTCACGCTGCCTGAATTCCAGGATTTCTCGGCCGCGCTACAGCGATGTAGAGCGCCCACCGGGGCCATTGCGGCACCCGGTGGGCGTGGATCAGACGCGAGTTGGAGGCCTGCTTACGGCAGTTCCTCGACCAGCAGGAGGTTCTGTCCGCGGTTCCAGCCGAAGTAGTTCGAGCCGCAGGAGCTTCCATCTCCATGCAGTGTGGTCGACCAGATGGAGAACGTGTGGGGGCCAGGCGTCAGGTTCGGAATGATGCACGTCTGGTTCGTCGGATGGTGGTGGTCCTGCACAGCACCCGCATTCCACACGTACTGGCTGTTGATGCACCCGGTAGGCTGGTAGTCGACGTACAGCTGGAATTGGCCCATGCGCCCATTACAGCCGGCGACCGCTCGGAACGTATCCGAGTACGTGACCTTCACCGTCTTTCCGGGAGCGCTGACATAATGAACGATCTGTCGCGCGCCGACGCCAGCCCATACACCAGAGATCTCGCCACTGGCGAAGCCCATGTTCGAGTAGGTGATCCCCGTGTTCGGGAGTTCCTCGACGAGGAGGAGCGGGTTGCTCCGCTCCCAGCCAAGGTACGCTTGGCCGCTCGAGTTCGCCGAAAGGGTGACGTCTAGCGTGTGCTGAGCAGCGGAGACGTTCGGCAGGACGCAGGTCATCACAAATGGATTGTGAAGATCACCACCGGTTCCCTGCGCGTCATACTTGCCCGTGTAGCAACTCGTGTTGACCCCATCGAGCCGTACCATCACCGTGCCCCATCCGCCGTTCTGGTTGAGACCCGTGCGGAGAGTATCCGCGAGCGTCACCTTGAGAAGCGTGGACGCGGACTGTTTGAGGAAAGTGACTTCGCGCCCGTTCACCTTGGAGTACGACGGTACGGCCGTAATGTTCGGCCCTCCTGCCTTTGAAAAAGCGTAGGGCCTTGAGCCATCGAGCTCTTCGGCGAGAAGCAACGCACTGCCGGACATTCCATGACCGATGTAACTGGTTCCTCCATTCGCCATCGACCACACGTCGAATTCGTACAAACCCTTCGGGAGTTGATCGGTGAGGCAAACGTTGGCGAACGGTAGGTGATAGTTCTGGCCCCAACCGGAGGCGTTCGCGTTGTACTGCCGGGCATCGCAGTTTATCGAACCACCGTTCATTCGCACCGAGTACCAACCGTTCCCCGTGTTGTAGTTGATGCCAACCCGGAAGTTGTCGGAGACGGTGAGCTTGATACGCGACGTGTCGCTGGTCTTGTAGATCCAGACCCGGCGCGACACAGGGACCCACAGGTTGGTGATCTCACCGGAGTCGTAGCTTCCCGGTTGGTTGTTCGCCCACTTCGTCCTGAAGAAATTGGCCGCGCTGCACACGAGCTGGGTCGTCGTGACCTCGGAATCGCTCAGTTTTCCGTCGGCATTCGAGTCGAAACCCGTCTTCACGGCCGTGCCACCGTACGCACAGCTGGCGCCCGCGGGCTCGGAGTCGAGCCGCACGAGGGCCTCGCCCCGGTTCGGGTCGGTCGTCTCCGTGAGCGCGTTGCACACGAACGTGGTGTTCGTCACCTCGCTGGTGCCGAGCGTTCCGTCACCATTCGCATCGAAACCGCTCTTCACGGCCGTGCCGCCCTGGCCGCAGTTCGCATTGGCCGGCGCGGCATCGAGCTTGACGAGTGCCTCGGTACCGCTCGCGCCCGTCGAGCCGGTGCAGACGTACTGCGTCGTCGTCACCTCGGTGCTCTCGAGCTGGCCGTTGACGTTCACGTCGATACCGCCGAGGACGGCCGTTCCACCCTGGGGGCAGTTCGAGCCGGCGGCCTCGGACAGCATCTTCATCAGGTACGCATTGCCCTTCTTCTCGTGCTCCCCGTTGCAGAGGTACTGCGTGTGGGTGACCTCGGAGTCCCCCTGCAGCCCGTCGGCGTTCGTATCTCGCCCGGACAGGACGGCGGTGCCACCGGAGGCACACCGCGCGCCCGCGGCCTCGGGCATCAGCTTCACGAGGGACATGCCACCGGTCTGGGTGCCGCTGCCGCTGCACACGTACGAGGTCTGCTCCACCTCGTCGTCGCTCAGCGAGCCGTCCCCGTTGTCATCGAGGCCCGTCTGGAGCGCGGTGCCGCCCTGGGGGCAGCGCGCACCCGGCGCCTCCGGAATGAGCCGGACGGCGGCGTTCTTGCCGCTCTGCCCGTCCGCGCCCGGGACTTCCGAGGGCGAGGAACACGCGGTAACCGCGAAGACGAGACCGGCCACGACAGACGGACGCCAACTCCACTGCTGGGACATTCAACCTCTCCTGGATTGCAGAAGCGTGGGACACGCCGCATCGCGGTCCGTTCACGCTCGATGCGCAGAAGAGAACTGTGTTTGCCCTATCACCGTCAAGACACCGGACCTTCACCGGCAAGGCGCCAGGAATAACGGCCGATCAGCAGGCAAACATGCTTGATTCATATCATACAAGAGACTTCATTTTTCATGTCTCAGACATCGAGACAATTGAGTTGCACCAGCAACGAATTTGTAAGCGGCCAGGCTGGAGAAGCAGACGACATGCGGAGTGGAGGGCTCCGCTGCCCGCGTGCTCCTCCTTCCGCCGGGCTCCCTCTATGAAACAGACCGTCTGGAGGGCAGGCAGGCTCAAGTCCTCCCATTTCTCGTTCTGTTGTTTTGAGGACAAACTTTCAACCACCCATGCTCGCCAGCCCCGTTCCAGTCCCGTGCCCGGAGCCCGTCCTCTTCTCGCCCACTCTGGAACAACTGCTGACCTGTTACCCGAGGACTCCCGAGGCGGAGGAGAGGCTGCGTGAGCTGCATGCGCTGCTGACCTCGGCCCGGCCCCAGGCGCCGCTCGCGGCCCGCCTGACGTGGCTGGAGGAGTTGGCCCGTTGGCTCCAAACCCCTGGCGCCACACCGTCGCGGCGCGGGCGGCTGGCGCCCGTGGAGTCCCCGGGCTCGGCCCGCCTGCGGCTGCTGGTGGAGGTGCTCGGCGAGGCGCCCGCGTGGTGCGAGGCCTTGCGCGATGTCCTCGCATCGGTGCTCGCCGAGACGTCCGCGCTGACGTTGTTCACCGAGCCGGGCCTGTCCGCCGGACGCGGCCTCCTGGGAGATGCCGTGACGCGGCTCGGACAGCGGCTCGTGCCCCCCGCGCCGGACGAACGGAATCTCTCCCAGTGGGTGTGGCGCCTGTTCCCCGGGATGGAGGGGCAGGCCTGGCTGGACGAGGTGTCCGAGGAGCAGGTGGTGGCTCTCTGTGCCCTGCTGCGTACCTCGGTCTTCGCGCCGTTGACGGAGGCGGTGGAGGACGCGGTGCTCGTGCTCGCCGCGCGCGCGAGTGCCCTCGGTCTGGCGAGTGACGTGTTGGCGCGGCTGCCCCCAGGGCCGCTCGAGCACTCCCCGTTCGTCCGCCTGCCACGCGCGTGCGAGGCGCTGCGCTTGGAGGTTCGGGCGGGCGCGCAGGGGTCCACCGTGGAGCGGCGACGGGAGGCCTGCGCCGAGGCCATCGCCGGTTGCCGTGCCGCCGCGCAGCGCGTGCTGCGCCACATGGATGCCCACGCGGTGGGGACGGATCTCGTCTACCGGCTCGAGCAGCTCGGCCATGCCCTGGATCGGTTGGAGTCGCTGCTGTGGTTGCTCGCCCCGGACCGCGCCCGTGCCACCCCTGGCGCCGCCCTCCGGTTGCTGTCCTCCCTGGTGGATGCGCACGCGCGGGAGCGCAGTGTGGCGGCGCTCGTCCGCAGCAGCGTGCGGTGCATCTCTCGGCGCATCTTCGAGCACACCGGGGAGGTGGGCCGCCACTACATCGCCACCACCCAGGACGAGTACCACCGGATGGTGAGCGCGGCGGCGGGCGGTGGGCTGCTCACCGCGGGCACCGCGGCCTTCAAGCTGGCCATCACCTTCGCGGCGCTCCCCCTCTTCTTCGAGGGACTGGCCGCCGCCACCAATTACGCCCTGGGCTTCCTGCTCATCCAACTGCTCGGCTTCACCCTGGCCACCAAGCAGCCCTCCATGACGGCCGCGGCCCTCGCGGCCTCGCTGGACGTGAAGGCCGGCGACAAGGGAATGCACAGCCTGGTGCAACAGCTGGCCTGCATCACCCGCTCGCAACTGGCCTCGGTCTTCGGCAACCTCGGCGCCGTGGTGGCCACCGTCACCTGCGTGGGACTCGTCTTCCAGGCTCTCCGGGGCCAGCCGCTGCTGGAGGCCAGCGAGGCGGAGTACGTGGTGCGCTCGCTCCACCCCTTCAAGAGCGGCACGCTCCTCTTCGCCGCCCTCACCGGTGTGCTGCTGTGGTGCTCGAGCGTCTTCGGCGGGTGGCTGGAGAACTGGGTGCACTACCAGCGCCTGCCGGAGGCCCTCGCGCGTCACCCCGGCCTGCGCTGTCTGCTCGGCGAGGCCCGGGCCAAGTGGCTGGGCGAGGCCCTCGCGCGTCATGCGTGCGGATTGGGCGCCAATGTCAGCCTCGGCCTGCTGCTGGGCATGACGCCCGCGGTGTGCCGCTTCTTCGGCCTGTCCATGGACGTGCGGCACGTCACCTTGAGTGCCGGCACCCTCGCCTTCGCCGGCACGGCGCTGGGACCCGAGCGGCTGCTGGAGCCAGCGTTCCTCTGGGCGGTGGTGGGCATCCTCGCCGTGGGAGTGATCAACCTGGCCGTGAGCTTCTCGCTGGGACTCTCCGCGGCGGTGCGGGCCCGGGGGTTGGAACCCGTGAGCTTCCCGCGCCTGGCGGGCGCGGTGCTCGCGGGTGGCCTCCGCTCCCTGTCCGACTTCGTCCTTCCCCCCGTCACCCTGCTGCCGGCTCCCCCTCCCTCGTCACGCTACAGCGTGCGGTCGGCGGCACGCCCGCGCTCAGCCCCCCGTGGCGGAGACGGCCTGCACGCAATGCCTCTCACTACGAGTAGAACCCCTCCCAGTACTCATCATCCGAGCAGGTGAAGCGCCCGGGCTCGAGCTCTCTCAGCTTCCGGTACCGGAGCACGAACACCTCTTGCGCCCGCGCGAGCGAACAGCCGAGGCGCTCCCGGATGAAACGAATCCCCCCAAGGATTCCCCTCTCGTAGATGAACGTGTCCAGGGGCTCGCGGGCGTCGGCGGGCAGGTCGTCGTATCCCTTCTGATTCATCGCATCGGCGAGCGTACACCCGCGTCGCCCAGAGGGGCTCGGCCGTCCCGATTCGTGGACTTTCCGTGTCGGTCCCGCCCGGTACACTGCGTCTCCGTCGCCACTCCCTCCCGAGCACGACCATGACCGCCGCCCAGACCGCCAAGACCCTCCTCACCCGCCTCCACGAGGCCCACCCGGGTGCCCGCTACGAGCTCAACTGGAGCACCCCCTTCGAGCTGCTCGTCGCCACCATCCTGGCCGCGCAGTGCACCGACGAGCGCGTCAACCGCGTGACCGCCACCCTCTTCAAGAAGTACCCCAGCCCCCAGGCCTTCGCCGAGGCCGACACCGCCGCGCTCGAGGAGGACCTCAAGCCCACCGGCTTCTTCAAGCAGAAGACCAAGTCCGTGCAGGCCATGAGCCGCGAGCTGCTCGCGAGCTTCGGCGGCAAGGTCCCCAAGACGATCGACGAGCTCATCACCCTGCCCGGCGTGGCCCGCAAGACGGCCAATGTCGTGCTCAACACCGCCTTCAATCTCCCCTCGGGCGTCATCGTCGACACCCACGTGGCCCGCGTCAGCCAGCGCATGGGCCTCTCCAAGAAGGAGAAGCCCGAGGAGATCGAGAAGGACTTGATGAAGCTCGTCCCCCAGGACCAGTGGACCTTCTTCGGGCCCGCCACCGTGCTGCACGGCCGCTACACCTGCACGGCTCGCAAGCCCAAGTGCGAGGCCTGCCCCATGAGCGACATCTGCCCGAAGCTCGGCGTCGAGGAGTAAGCCGCCCTGCCCCACCCGGTGTTCACTTCGCGGCGCGAGCCACCCGCGCGAAGTGGTGGGCGAGCCGCTCGAGCAGCTCCCGGTTCTCGGCTTCTGCCGAGCGGAGCTTGGGGAGCTGGGAGCGCAGCTCGTCGATGTCCTTCTCGTACAGCTCGACGAGCTCCTCGGCGCCCTGGGTGAACCAGCGGTCGAGCTCGTCCGCGGTGAGCTCCAGGTGGAACTGGAAGCCGTACGAGTCGCCGAGCCGGAAGGCCTGCTGGGTGTAGCGATCCGTGGAGGCCAGGAGCGTGGCGCCGGGCACGGCCTTGAAGGTGTCCTGGTGCCAGTGGGCCACGGTGCCACGCGGGCGCACGCCGGCGAGCACGGGATCGGCCAGTCCCTCCTTCGTCCAGCGCACGGGCGCCACGCCCACCTCGAGGCCGTTCTTCCCGACGAAGACCTCGGAGCCGGCCGCGGCCGCCAGGAGCTGCGCGCCCAGGCACAGGCCCAGCACCGGCAGCCCGAGGGCGAGCCGCTCGCTCACCAGCGCCAGCTCCTCGCCGAGGAAGGGGTGGCGATCCGCCTCGTAGACGCCCATGGGGCCGCCCAGCACCACCACCAGCTCCGCGTTCAGGTCCTCGCGCTTGACGGCGCGGAAGCGCTTCACCAGCGTGAAGCCCGCCGCCTCCAGCGCCGGACCGAGCAACCCCGGCCCCTCGTGCTCCTCGTGCTGCATCACCACCGCGCGCATGGCGCCTCCTGGATGGGAGTCCGCGCACCGTAACGTCGAAGGCCCCACCCGGGAAGCCCGGATGAGGCCTTCATCGCCACGGAGCGGGGCTCCGAGCCGTTACGGGCAGGGATAGCTGCAGACCAGCTGCCCGGTGATCGGGTGCTTGTAGCAGGTGGGCGTGCAGTCCTCGGCCTCCACGGGGGCGGACGCGAGGCCCAGGCCCAGGGCGATGGCGGCGACGGCGAGGAAGAGAATGCGCTTCATGGGGTGCTCCTTCTTGGGGGGGTTTGAAGTGAAGCGCGGTGAGGATAGGGGATCGACTCAGGGTCGCGTAGCTTTTCCTGTTCTCCCGGATATTTCCCGTTTCGGCACACGAGCGGTCCTGGGGAGGGTGCGCGCCATGCGCCGCACCGCCTCGGCGAGCTCGGACTCCTCGAGGCAAGCGAAGCCCAGCCGTACGGCGGGCACGGGGCGGCCGTCGAAGCTGTAGTCGCCCCCGGCGGTGAAGGCCACCCCCGCCTCCCGTCCCGCGCGGACCCAGGCGCCCACGTCCACGTCGGGTGCACAGTGCGCCCACAGGGCCATGCCCCCCGCGGGAGGCGAGACGGTGAGCGCGCCCGCCAGCTCCCGCTCCACCGCCTCCACCAGGGCGTCGCGCCGGCCGTGATAGATGCCATGCATCTTGCGGACATGACGGCGCACCTCGCCCTCTTCCAGCAGCTCGGCCACGGCCGCCTCCAGGGCGGTGTCCCCCTGCCGATCCACCGCCTCCCGCACCCCGAGGGCGTGCTCCAGGAAGGGACGAGGCGCGGCGAGGAAGCCCAGGCGCAGGGCCGGGGCCAACACCTTGGACAGCGTGCCCACGTACAGCACCAGCCCGTCCCGGTCCGCGCTCGCCAGGGGAAGGATGGGGCGGCCCTCGTAGTGGAACTCGTGATCGTAGTCGTCCTCGATGAGGGCCACGCGATGGGTGCGAGCCCACGCCAGGAGCGCGAGCCGCCGCGCCGGGGAGAGCGTCACGGTGGTGGGGTACTGGTGGTGAGGCGTGAGGTACACCGCGCGCACCGGCGTCCGCTGGGCGAGGGCCTCGAGCGCCTCCACCCGCAGGCCCTCCCCGTCCAGGGGGATGGGGGCGAGGCGGGCTCCAGCGAGCTGGAAGGCGTGCCAGGCGGGACGGTAGCCAATCGCCTCCACGGCCACGGTGTCCCCGGGCGTCACCAGGGTCCGCGCCACCAGGTCCACCGCCCCCTGGCTGCCCCGGGTGACGATCAGATCGTCCGCGCGGACGGCGAGCCCGCGCAGGGAGGAGAGCATCCCGGCGAGCGCGGCGCGCAGGCGCTGGAGCCCCCGCGCGTCGCCATAGTGGAGCAGGTGTTTGCCGTGGAGCTTCAGGGCCCGGCGGTAGGCGCGCGCGAGAAGGGAGGCGGGAAGGAGCCGGATGTCGGGGGCGCCTCCGGCGAGGACGAGCGTGCCGCGAGGGGGGTCGGGTTGCTCACGGCTCAGGGGCGTGGACGGAAGG
The sequence above is drawn from the Archangium gephyra genome and encodes:
- the nth gene encoding endonuclease III; its protein translation is MTAAQTAKTLLTRLHEAHPGARYELNWSTPFELLVATILAAQCTDERVNRVTATLFKKYPSPQAFAEADTAALEEDLKPTGFFKQKTKSVQAMSRELLASFGGKVPKTIDELITLPGVARKTANVVLNTAFNLPSGVIVDTHVARVSQRMGLSKKEKPEEIEKDLMKLVPQDQWTFFGPATVLHGRYTCTARKPKCEACPMSDICPKLGVEE
- a CDS encoding PLP-dependent aminotransferase family protein; protein product: MKGWNLTLDLHAPSPTPLFVRIARALEEDIRRGRLPPGAALPGSRTLAESLGVHRNTVLAAYRELETQGWISTSAARATYVSPTLPDVPARSTAGASRTAMPTQVGFSLPSTPLSREQPDPPRGTLVLAGGAPDIRLLPASLLARAYRRALKLHGKHLLHYGDARGLQRLRAALAGMLSSLRGLAVRADDLIVTRGSQGAVDLVARTLVTPGDTVAVEAIGYRPAWHAFQLAGARLAPIPLDGEGLRVEALEALAQRTPVRAVYLTPHHQYPTTVTLSPARRLALLAWARTHRVALIEDDYDHEFHYEGRPILPLASADRDGLVLYVGTLSKVLAPALRLGFLAAPRPFLEHALGVREAVDRQGDTALEAAVAELLEEGEVRRHVRKMHGIYHGRRDALVEAVERELAGALTVSPPAGGMALWAHCAPDVDVGAWVRAGREAGVAFTAGGDYSFDGRPVPAVRLGFACLEESELAEAVRRMARTLPRTARVPKREISGRTGKATRP
- a CDS encoding DUF2378 family protein, whose product is MPLPTTSIPAPGLEHLLSLATPADTARGMFFNGLFDATRALGGDEARQKCLAAAGDRKFVDFRSYPVADLLKAIYTAMDVLAPKLGGRDAVLHRLGRRATEDFLHSTVGKTMVALAGNDPHRLLSAFPNACRAALSYGERSIERLGEKQVRMLARRDFLPMLYIEGTLTAVVERSAVPGVQVRGHRISPLDVDYDISWS
- a CDS encoding glutamine amidotransferase-related protein, translating into MRAVVMQHEEHEGPGLLGPALEAAGFTLVKRFRAVKREDLNAELVVVLGGPMGVYEADRHPFLGEELALVSERLALGLPVLGLCLGAQLLAAAAGSEVFVGKNGLEVGVAPVRWTKEGLADPVLAGVRPRGTVAHWHQDTFKAVPGATLLASTDRYTQQAFRLGDSYGFQFHLELTADELDRWFTQGAEELVELYEKDIDELRSQLPKLRSAEAENRELLERLAHHFARVARAAK
- a CDS encoding site-specific recombinase → MLASPVPVPCPEPVLFSPTLEQLLTCYPRTPEAEERLRELHALLTSARPQAPLAARLTWLEELARWLQTPGATPSRRGRLAPVESPGSARLRLLVEVLGEAPAWCEALRDVLASVLAETSALTLFTEPGLSAGRGLLGDAVTRLGQRLVPPAPDERNLSQWVWRLFPGMEGQAWLDEVSEEQVVALCALLRTSVFAPLTEAVEDAVLVLAARASALGLASDVLARLPPGPLEHSPFVRLPRACEALRLEVRAGAQGSTVERRREACAEAIAGCRAAAQRVLRHMDAHAVGTDLVYRLEQLGHALDRLESLLWLLAPDRARATPGAALRLLSSLVDAHARERSVAALVRSSVRCISRRIFEHTGEVGRHYIATTQDEYHRMVSAAAGGGLLTAGTAAFKLAITFAALPLFFEGLAAATNYALGFLLIQLLGFTLATKQPSMTAAALAASLDVKAGDKGMHSLVQQLACITRSQLASVFGNLGAVVATVTCVGLVFQALRGQPLLEASEAEYVVRSLHPFKSGTLLFAALTGVLLWCSSVFGGWLENWVHYQRLPEALARHPGLRCLLGEARAKWLGEALARHACGLGANVSLGLLLGMTPAVCRFFGLSMDVRHVTLSAGTLAFAGTALGPERLLEPAFLWAVVGILAVGVINLAVSFSLGLSAAVRARGLEPVSFPRLAGAVLAGGLRSLSDFVLPPVTLLPAPPPSSRYSVRSAARPRSAPRGGDGLHAMPLTTSRTPPSTHHPSR
- a CDS encoding DUF7151 family protein, with amino-acid sequence MSQQWSWRPSVVAGLVFAVTACSSPSEVPGADGQSGKNAAVRLIPEAPGARCPQGGTALQTGLDDNGDGSLSDDEVEQTSYVCSGSGTQTGGMSLVKLMPEAAGARCASGGTAVLSGRDTNADGLQGDSEVTHTQYLCNGEHEKKGNAYLMKMLSEAAGSNCPQGGTAVLGGIDVNVNGQLESTEVTTTQYVCTGSTGASGTEALVKLDAAPANANCGQGGTAVKSGFDANGDGTLGTSEVTNTTFVCNALTETTDPNRGEALVRLDSEPAGASCAYGGTAVKTGFDSNADGKLSDSEVTTTQLVCSAANFFRTKWANNQPGSYDSGEITNLWVPVSRRVWIYKTSDTSRIKLTVSDNFRVGINYNTGNGWYSVRMNGGSINCDARQYNANASGWGQNYHLPFANVCLTDQLPKGLYEFDVWSMANGGTSYIGHGMSGSALLLAEELDGSRPYAFSKAGGPNITAVPSYSKVNGREVTFLKQSASTLLKVTLADTLRTGLNQNGGWGTVMVRLDGVNTSCYTGKYDAQGTGGDLHNPFVMTCVLPNVSAAQHTLDVTLSANSSGQAYLGWERSNPLLLVEELPNTGITYSNMGFASGEISGVWAGVGARQIVHYVSAPGKTVKVTYSDTFRAVAGCNGRMGQFQLYVDYQPTGCINSQYVWNAGAVQDHHHPTNQTCIIPNLTPGPHTFSIWSTTLHGDGSSCGSNYFGWNRGQNLLLVEELP